AAACACAGATCgtaaaaaaattactcaaattGCTATGACTGAATGCATAGCAAAAGGATGATTAACTTGGTCGTACCAGGTGGAGATATTGTCTTGTCCAATGAAGAAGGAATTGTCATCTCCATAACAGGCCTCCGTGATGGTAAACCATTCCAAGCATCTTGACAAGCCAAACCAATCTCCTCCATACTAGCAAATAATGACCCAAAAGGACAGGAAAAAGTACGAAGATAATATACATCACTCTCTACTGGGAAAATATTTAGCGGATGTTTGGATATAAGATTTTCTTGACAATTTTTGTGAAAATGGTGGGCTATACTAAAAATACCTTtgaattgagaattttttttaaagatgtcTTTTATCAGGGATTTTTTAGAAAGTGGTGAGGCCCACTGAAAATATTGTATGGCAAGAATATTTTTGTGAGAGTTCTTGTTgagttttgtgaaatttgtttgATTTCGTTTGTTACGAAAATTGTACTATGTTTTGATAATTGAGATTGTTTTTCCACAAAGACATTTGGACTAAGAGTGAGAAAAATTTGAGAAACTTTTAGATCCCCAACATCCTCTTAACTTTTAAATTTCCACCATTAATAGACAACATAAATAGCGAATTGGTACTAATTACACAAGCAGGCCAGGTGGTTGAATATCAACAACACCAGGTTAGCAGAAGCTTTACTAGGAGATCAATCTAATGAGACTTACACTATCAACATCAAGAGCAATGCTTTTGGAGTCAGAAATAGACCACTTTTGAGTTAGCAATCAAAGTTACAACATAATTGTTCGTTTCCCAGTGATGAGTCACACAGGCATGCACACAAGATAAATTGCAATGTTGTACATGCTAGAATACCTTTCCGAACCAATGTGAATGGTGGCTGTATGGTGAGGGCCCACCTCTGGATGATTCAAGTTGCAAGACTGGAACTGCGGCAATTTATCAACAGCTACATTAATCTTTGTTGTTCCCTGTAGCAGTCAGTGACATAAGATGTCGTAACCTCCATAACTGGAAATCATTTGAAACATAGACAAAAGAAAGTTGTCTCATAACAAAACGAAAAAATGGTCACATCACCTCGTAGAACTAACATTTAATGGAAATTACACCCAACTCTTGATTGAAACTCATCAGGAAGTACAAGTTTTTTTATCCTTTATAGTTACACTATTGTTCTTCATCTACCCTTTTTACTATTCTTTAGGCCACAAATTTGTGGCAAAGAAAAGACCTTTTTTTTCAGTTTGATTTCTTCTTTATCTAGAAGTAATCCAGAAACAGTGGTGCTCTAAGGATCTCACGGGCGCCTAAAAAAACACATAACCAACAGCTCAAATATAGTTATCCTAAAAATAGGAGAAAATATATGTTCAATAATTTCCCATGTGTGAAGGAATCTTACAGAACTATAATCAGAGTACTTGATAGCACGAACAAATTCATCCGGAAGAAAAATTTGAGGCACCAACTCCTGTATCATGAAGGAATAACCTTTAaccaaattaaaacaaacaaacattaaTGATAGAAAATTTGTGAAGCTGACTTGAATCTATTATCTATCACCTTCAATGGATAATTTGTTTACATTGTTCCTTAATAATACGTGATTGTCAATGGTACTCCCAGTAAGGAAATGCAAAAACAGCAATGTTAAGCTTCTAACCATGAAAGTCTTGTAAGGTGTTGCATTTGACAAAACAATTGAAGAATGCAATCGTTCCCCATCAACCATCAATACCTGATTGTCAACACAATATAGATCTcagaaaattttatgaatgcTTTGAGATTACTCAGTTGAGGCAATTCAGGAACCAAACTAACCCCAATTACTATGCCAGACTCTTCAATGACCAATTTTGAAACCTGAACAGAAAATGAACTTTCAAAGTTGAGCGACAACAAACCTGTAACAGAGGAAAGTGAATTGTTGCATATACAGATGCAACATAGAGAGTGATGAAAACTAAACCATCTTATTGAACATGAGCTAACTATGAAAAAGGCTaagctagtttttttttttttcccccttttcaaCTAGTAATTTACACATTCAGCAAGAGGATAATAAACCAATAACCTCACCTTCCACTCAATTATTCTGGAGGAAGGATATGCCAATTTAAAGCTAATTGGCTTAAAGAAGTATGTTTCATTTAAATAAGAAATGACATCATTTTTCCACATCAATCAAAATAAACATTTCTTGAGTATAAACTCCCCTAAATGATACTCGGAAatgtgaaagaagaagaaaaataaacacacTGAGGAAGAAACTCTTGAATAAAGGGTCATGCATCATAATACTGTTAATAaacatcttataaaaataataatcatatgCATACCTCTGCATTTGTAAAAATATGAACACCAGCTTCTTTAGCAGCATTACTAATAGCCAGAGATACGGTACCCATCCCCCCTTCAACATGCCTGTCACATTAAATCAACAATAAGGATGATAAAAGCATGGGTGAGGTAAATAGCTCGAATATCAACACAGAAATAGGTATCACATATGAGATAAGTAGAACCAGATACCACACAGAAATATACATATATCTGGGCTGAGCTTGCTATTCTACAATGTATAATCACAAAATTGATCTTCCAATAAAAAGACcttaaaaaatgagatatataTGAGATACTTACGACCAAATATTATGTTCACCATCAGTTTCACCCATCACGTGATGTAGCAGGACATAACCACTCCCAGGTGTATGGATACTTGCCTATGAAACAAAACTGAGAATGCCACTTTACTAACACTGAAAAAATGGAATACCCACTTTTTCTAAGTCGAAAGATGGGAACACTGCTCATGTTATTTTGattcaaacaaatataaacTGTACAAAACAATGGAAATGAAAATATGAATCATTTTGATGCATAAATACACTTACTGACAACAAGAGTGTGGATGATAATAAGTCAATGTCAATGGTATGAGTTAAGAAATTCATGCAATTTGTTGAAGTAGATGTATTAAAGTTTTCTTTATGGGAAGCAAATAGATAATACTTAAACAAAGTGCCCAAGTCAAGTTTAGGTATTAGATGCTTGTACTTAACAGTTTACAaaattctttttgataagttatgAACAGCTTGCTCCTGTGAAAACTccttttcatataaaaaatgaaatctcccatttaaaaacaaaaaaggaattgacctaaaaaaaaaaggtgaaaagtACCCTGTGGTGGATTTTGTTTTCTAGCATGTAGCAAATTTTGCAACTTCAAAAAACAGTTTTAAGTGCAACCAGATGCTGTATGGAAACATCAATGTCAAACACAAATGCAAAAGAAGAATGCTTTGCTCATAACAAGAGTTGCAGCCTGAAAGCTAATAGCAAGTCCTCGATGTATTAATAGAGCATTATCACTAATACAcattatgataaataaaatttttttttgataggtatgataaataaaattgaagagCATTAAAGGACAAAATGTAACATTTATTCTAGGTAGTGAATCATTGTCTTTAGTTGGGACCTTTTAAGTGAAATATCAATTTGTATTCCCTCATGGTCAAATGCAAATGACAATTAAACAGCGACACAATGCATCCAGCATAGAAGTCTTGTCTTACCATACTTCCAATCATAGCATCAGCTGCAAGTGTTGCCTTCACTACATCCGACTGCACCCAAATTAatagcatatattattataaaagaagGTCAACATCTTTTCTTAAGTGAGTAATAATAAGGCTtgcataaaattattaaaaaacttgTGGAATCATACGAAACAATAAATTGGCAGCTCTAATAACCTTTAGATAATAATCTTCAATTTCACAGAAATTTAACTCTCATTCCTCCAACTGAAGCTTCAACTATCCACTGATTTAgtacatacttttttttttttttatacctaGCACCTCAGTCCTCTACAAAAATACTTATCTCTTTTCTAAACATAATCTCAGATACAGGTGCAGATTATATTGATGTGAATTACCTGCTGCGTAAGAGCTCATTGGACATATTATTAAGTAGTTATCCACATTTACAGCTGGTATGTGACCATATCTAAAAAAATGGAAACTGGCTTTGAGTGCTCATTGCTCTCACCATCAAATTATGGCCAGGAAATTCCCTTGGGACTCAAAACTCAacataaattcatcaaaatttcattttacatGATCATCATGGAGCAAAGTTGAAGGCCTACAAGGTCGCACAGCTGAAACTGTCATCTTTATTAATATTTGCCAGTACCTTGGAATCATCAAAGTTGATTAATTAAAACACCATGGCATCATCCTCTCGGATATACTAAACAAATGACAAATGACACTTCAAAGTGATCAAGTGACAACCTCAAACCACGTATTCAGAACCTTTGATGTTGGGGAGAGCAAAAGGTCCAAAAAATCCCTGTCAAAATCATAGAAATTGCTTAAATACCatatgaaattcaaaattcaagtcATACCAGGCAAAGATGGCCTATAATCATTATATCAAGTTGGTTTGGAACATGAGAATCCCACAAACAGAAACGATAAAAAATATTCCAACATACTGTTCATTTGGAAAGGTAGCACTTACACCATATCTTTTTGCCCCAAGGAGAGAGCATGCTTTAGGCAATGAGTCCAGAAAACTGATTTGTGCAACTTATCCCTCAGCCAATCATTAAAAGATGAATCCCATTGCAGAGTTTCAGGGGTTTGTGAATCCAAAAGAAAATCCATGAATTTACCGAACTTTTGCAGTTGAGTTTCATATCTAGAAATCAGTAAAAAGATATAAACGATTTCACGACAGAAACCAAATTAACAGTATTGTGCACTGCTAGGCACATGAGATGGTATGAAGAAATCAGGCCCCGAAGCATATTACATctattcaaaaaaatttagGACAAACTCAGTTGTCGTATTACTGAATTTGACAAAGTAAATATATTGTAGTCCATTAGATGAATGTTCCATTTGTATTCTGTAGAGCATCTTTCAAGAATTACCGGATTGGTTAACCAAAACTAAacaatcttatctcatctcatctcatctaatcattacaactttttcaaattctcatataaaatataatataaacaatttaacttttctaaatcccaatacaaaactaatattaaaacaattatattataacaatattttattcattattgttcaaaacatctcatctcatcttaacagtGTAACCAAAAAGGATCCAAAATGAACAAGATGAAGGCCCCAACATTTCCAATGGCCCCAATTCATGATGATCCATTTACTCATTAGATTCTATACAAGATGCATATAGAGCCATTCACACTCCAAGGGATGGGAGAGCCAGAGAAGCCCCTCAATTGCACCACTATCAACCTGGTGACTATCAACTCGCAACTttccctaaaaaataaaaaacaaaaagaaagtgcTTTGGAGCATACTTGATATTCAATGCACATGTTACATATATTATAGCGGATTGAGCGATATTCTGCTATACATTCTACGAACTGATGACAGTTGACAGCAGCTAAAGTGACACATGCTCTGGATCCATTTACGGAAGTTGGAACAACATACAGACATAGTTTAAAAAAGCTATCTATCTAGACGACGTAATATCTCACCTTGGATAAGCATCAGCATCTCGTTTCGAGAACTTTAACATCTCCAAATAATTCTGTTCGTCATCCGGCCCCAAAAGAAGATAACTCCCATCAAGACAAGGCGTAAATGATTGAGATATCGGCTTCAACAACTTCAGCCCATGTCTCACCAACTCTAATTCCCTTCGGTTCCAATAAGCCATAATAACAAAAGGAGGTACAATTTAGAGACAGCAACAAGTAACCGCGAAATCGCATAGACACGTCAAGTTACTGTTTTCAAGTACGAAACAAATCATTGAATCAGGCACGCTGTAATTTCTAGGCATAATGGGGAACCCACTTGATTATGGAGGGACGGAGGAGGCTGAGGAGGTAGCTACAGCGAGAGAACTTGAATCCCGGGATGAGTTCCTCTGTCACGGCTGCGCCACCAATAACATGGCGGCGCTCGAGCACAGCCACAGAGAGGCCTCCACGAGCGAGGTAAGTGGCTGCTATCAAACCGTTG
This genomic interval from Carya illinoinensis cultivar Pawnee chromosome 2, C.illinoinensisPawnee_v1, whole genome shotgun sequence contains the following:
- the LOC122297163 gene encoding pyridine nucleotide-disulfide oxidoreductase domain-containing protein 2-like isoform X1, which translates into the protein MWSRGINGSATATRRLKEKKWDALVIGAGHNGLIAATYLARGGLSVAVLERRHVIGGAAVTEELIPGFKFSRCSYLLSLLRPSIIKELELVRHGLKLLKPISQSFTPCLDGSYLLLGPDDEQNYLEMLKFSKRDADAYPRYETQLQKFGKFMDFLLDSQTPETLQWDSSFNDWLRDKLHKSVFWTHCLKHALSLGQKDMVDFLDLLLSPTSKVLNTWFESDVVKATLAADAMIGSMASIHTPGSGYVLLHHVMGETDGEHNIWSHVEGGMGTVSLAISNAAKEAGVHIFTNAEVSKLVIEESGIVIGVLMVDGERLHSSIVLSNATPYKTFMELVPQIFLPDEFVRAIKYSDYSSGTTKINVAVDKLPQFQSCNLNHPEVGPHHTATIHIGSESMEEIGLACQDAWNGLPSRRPVMEMTIPSSLDKTISPPGKHVVSLFTQYTPYKPTDGSWEDPTYRELYAQRCFNLIDEYAPGFSSSVIGYDMLTPPDLEREFGLTGGNIFHGAMGLDSLFLMRPVKQWSDHRTPIRGLYMCGSGSHPGGGVMGAAGRNAAYVVLQDFKKHSR
- the LOC122297163 gene encoding pyridine nucleotide-disulfide oxidoreductase domain-containing protein 2-like isoform X2; this encodes MWSRGINGSATATRRLKEKKWDALVIGAGHNGLIAATYLARGGLSVAVLERRHVIGGAAVTEELIPGFKFSRCSYLLSLLRPSIIKELELVRHGLKLLKPISQSFTPCLDGSYLLLGPDDEQNYLEMLKFSKRDADAYPRDFLDLLLSPTSKVLNTWFESDVVKATLAADAMIGSMASIHTPGSGYVLLHHVMGETDGEHNIWSHVEGGMGTVSLAISNAAKEAGVHIFTNAEVSKLVIEESGIVIGVLMVDGERLHSSIVLSNATPYKTFMELVPQIFLPDEFVRAIKYSDYSSGTTKINVAVDKLPQFQSCNLNHPEVGPHHTATIHIGSESMEEIGLACQDAWNGLPSRRPVMEMTIPSSLDKTISPPGKHVVSLFTQYTPYKPTDGSWEDPTYRELYAQRCFNLIDEYAPGFSSSVIGYDMLTPPDLEREFGLTGGNIFHGAMGLDSLFLMRPVKQWSDHRTPIRGLYMCGSGSHPGGGVMGAAGRNAAYVVLQDFKKHSR